A genomic region of Mycolicibacterium poriferae contains the following coding sequences:
- a CDS encoding sodium:solute symporter family protein, whose amino-acid sequence MILLGVGASIVVVTLIGLAVARRVGGDSTNFLVGGRNLALPLVGAALMGQAVDTNATLGNTDLSSAFGFWAGAALPLGLGLCLLLTGLFFAKPMNRMGLTTLPDYYRLRFGRPVEIMASVLMMLAFAILVAGNLVAGGFLFEYFVGFPYWVGVVLIAGIVLLYTGAGGMLADAYTAIVQMSLILVAAVATLIWVTVAYGLTIPEGMGPFDFGQLSDPAQGAAINWATLIALGIGDIVAIDFMQRIFSARSPEVARRACFVGAAGAAAIGIPFALVALASTAIVPEGSDGPVLFVLLNDFAPIGLTVLVLAGIVGASMSTANGAILGTAAVAVRNVGNVKRVHVEGRPDPLLKATRWAMLPVAAVSIVFALEVPQTGILLTLAFDLLLACLIVPFILGMYWRRGTALAAGAAIVVGLVVRMGLFVLTPTIYGVDNTILYLPNGLFDATFDGYPTFLAFLASLITYVVVALMRPPAPLRGLDIQVAEDIDEALAAAARSGAEPELVPATAKTPDTAAG is encoded by the coding sequence ATGATTCTTCTCGGCGTAGGCGCCAGCATCGTCGTCGTCACCCTGATCGGCCTGGCGGTCGCCCGCCGGGTCGGCGGGGACAGCACCAACTTCCTCGTCGGCGGGCGCAACCTCGCGCTGCCGCTGGTCGGCGCCGCCCTGATGGGGCAGGCCGTCGACACCAACGCGACCCTCGGCAACACGGACCTGAGTTCGGCGTTCGGGTTCTGGGCCGGTGCGGCACTGCCGCTGGGCCTGGGGCTGTGCCTGCTGCTCACCGGCCTGTTCTTCGCCAAGCCGATGAACCGGATGGGGCTGACGACGCTGCCGGACTACTACCGGCTGCGCTTCGGGCGGCCCGTCGAGATCATGGCCTCGGTGCTGATGATGCTGGCCTTCGCGATCCTGGTGGCCGGCAATCTGGTGGCCGGCGGGTTCCTGTTCGAATACTTCGTCGGGTTCCCCTACTGGGTGGGAGTGGTGCTGATCGCCGGAATCGTGCTGCTCTACACCGGTGCCGGCGGCATGCTGGCCGACGCCTACACCGCGATCGTGCAGATGAGCCTGATCCTGGTGGCCGCGGTCGCGACGCTGATCTGGGTGACCGTCGCCTACGGGCTGACGATCCCGGAAGGCATGGGGCCGTTCGACTTCGGCCAGCTCTCCGACCCCGCGCAGGGCGCCGCGATCAACTGGGCGACGCTGATCGCGCTGGGCATCGGCGACATCGTCGCGATCGACTTCATGCAGCGCATCTTCTCGGCCCGCTCGCCGGAGGTGGCCCGCCGCGCCTGCTTCGTCGGTGCGGCCGGTGCGGCCGCCATCGGCATCCCGTTCGCGCTGGTGGCTCTGGCGTCCACGGCGATCGTGCCCGAGGGCAGCGACGGTCCGGTGCTGTTCGTGCTGCTCAACGACTTCGCCCCGATCGGCCTGACGGTGCTGGTGCTGGCCGGCATCGTCGGGGCGTCGATGAGCACCGCCAACGGGGCCATCCTCGGCACCGCCGCGGTGGCGGTGCGCAACGTGGGCAACGTCAAACGCGTCCACGTCGAGGGCCGGCCGGATCCGCTGCTGAAGGCCACCCGGTGGGCGATGCTGCCGGTCGCCGCGGTGTCGATCGTGTTCGCGCTGGAGGTGCCGCAGACCGGCATCCTGCTGACGCTCGCGTTCGACCTGCTGCTGGCATGCCTGATCGTGCCGTTCATCCTGGGCATGTACTGGCGACGCGGCACCGCGCTGGCCGCCGGCGCGGCGATCGTGGTGGGCCTGGTGGTGCGCATGGGACTGTTCGTGCTGACGCCCACCATCTACGGCGTCGACAACACCATCCTCTACCTGCCCAATGGGCTGTTCGACGCGACCTTCGACGGATATCCGACGTTCCTGGCCTTCCTGGCGTCGCTGATCACCTACGTGGTGGTCGCACTGATGCGTCCGCCGGCGCCACTGCGCGGGCTCGACATCCAGGTCGCCGAGGACATCGACGAGGCGCTGGCCGCGGCCGCGCGCAGCGGTGCCGAGCCGGAGCTGGTGCCGGCCACCGCGAAGACGCCCGACACCGCAGCCGGGTAG
- a CDS encoding LmeA family phospholipid-binding protein translates to MTDPWAPPPQQPGPPQQPAAGGYPPNQPGPPHPGYDPAYSGHGPTPTSTAPPEEDSSVQARFKKIFSDPLSLALVVVIVLALVFAGLLGGELYARHRADSVVAGVVECVVQDDATASFGVLPPFLLQHASGHYTNIRIETAGNQIRDAQGMKVDLDINDVQLEDSATSSGSIGSLVANITWSAEGIKETIQGAIPLVGSFVTGVTTNAGAGTIELEGALGSITARPEVVDGGISLQVENVTGLGFTLPREAVQPALDAFTSRLTQDYPMNIRADSVQVTDSGVISRFSTQNASIPKQTDDPCFSGL, encoded by the coding sequence GTGACCGATCCCTGGGCTCCCCCGCCCCAGCAGCCCGGCCCGCCGCAGCAGCCGGCTGCGGGGGGCTACCCGCCCAACCAGCCCGGCCCGCCCCATCCGGGCTACGACCCGGCCTATTCGGGCCACGGTCCGACGCCGACATCCACCGCTCCCCCCGAGGAGGATTCTTCGGTGCAGGCCCGCTTCAAGAAGATCTTCAGCGATCCGCTGTCTCTGGCGCTGGTCGTGGTGATCGTGCTGGCGCTGGTGTTCGCGGGTCTGCTCGGCGGCGAACTGTATGCGCGCCACCGGGCCGACTCGGTGGTCGCCGGCGTCGTCGAATGTGTCGTTCAGGACGACGCCACCGCGTCGTTCGGGGTGCTGCCGCCGTTCCTGCTGCAGCACGCCTCAGGGCATTACACGAACATCCGGATCGAGACGGCGGGCAACCAGATCCGGGATGCCCAGGGCATGAAGGTCGACCTCGACATCAACGACGTCCAGCTGGAGGATTCGGCGACCTCGAGCGGGTCCATCGGCTCGCTGGTCGCGAACATCACCTGGAGCGCCGAGGGCATCAAGGAGACGATCCAGGGCGCCATCCCGCTGGTCGGCAGCTTCGTCACCGGGGTGACGACCAACGCCGGAGCCGGCACCATCGAGTTGGAGGGCGCGCTGGGCAGCATCACCGCCCGCCCGGAGGTCGTCGACGGCGGCATCTCGCTGCAGGTGGAGAACGTGACGGGGCTCGGGTTCACGCTGCCACGCGAGGCGGTGCAGCCCGCGCTGGACGCGTTCACCTCACGGCTCACCCAGGACTATCCGATGAACATCCGCGCGGACTCGGTGCAGGTCACCGACAGCGGTGTGATCAGCCGGTTCTCCACGCAGAACGCCTCGATCCCGAAGCAGACCGACGACCCCTGCTTCTCGGGCCTGTAA
- a CDS encoding DUF2505 domain-containing protein codes for MPRSFDMAAEYEGTVEQVHRAFSDEQYWLVRLQDSGADEASLDEMVIGADGGIRVRTTQTLRSDRLPAVVTQFHRGDLSFVREETWTPVRDGQASAVVTGSIPGAPVGLTGDLSLSPTTASGSRLAVQAAVEVRIPLVGGKIEGFIGSQLVELLIAEQRFTTVWITENG; via the coding sequence ATGCCGCGTTCATTCGACATGGCCGCCGAGTACGAGGGCACCGTCGAACAGGTCCATCGGGCGTTCAGCGACGAGCAGTACTGGCTGGTGCGGCTGCAGGATTCCGGTGCCGACGAGGCCAGCCTGGACGAGATGGTGATCGGCGCCGACGGTGGTATCCGGGTGCGCACCACGCAGACGCTGCGGTCGGACCGGCTGCCCGCGGTGGTCACCCAGTTCCATCGCGGTGACCTCAGCTTCGTGCGCGAGGAGACCTGGACGCCGGTGCGCGACGGTCAGGCCAGCGCCGTGGTCACCGGATCGATCCCCGGTGCGCCGGTGGGCCTGACCGGCGACCTGTCGCTGAGCCCCACGACGGCGAGCGGCTCGCGGCTGGCGGTGCAGGCGGCCGTCGAGGTCCGCATTCCGCTGGTGGGCGGCAAGATCGAAGGTTTCATCGGCAGCCAGCTCGTTGAGTTGCTGATCGCCGAGCAGCGGTTCACCACGGTGTGGATCACCGAGAACGGCTGA
- a CDS encoding agmatinase family protein — translation MSDSPDPNLPNAEGAWAQQAEARLGDRRLREEIDRGLSYGLQAAPTINDRTISTFVRGEKPHFAGERGTFLKCPFVEDVNEVDDAEVAIFGVPLDAGATYRPGTRFGPQGIRRSTNLFGTYNYESGVDLREQLNMVDIGDVFTIPGNLEKSFDQISQAMAHVVQKGVMPVVLGGDHSIGFPTIRGMAPYLDGNIGIIHFDRHVDTQETDLDERMHTTPWFHATNIKNAPATNLVQIGIGGWQSPREGVKVGRERQSTVITVGDVERVGVEKIAEIALETAWKDAKAVYLSFDIDVIDAGFVPGTGWPEPGGLLPREALNLVKMVSEPGLAGIEVVECSPPYDWAEQTALMSSRVILDSLAAQVRTGKLGNKAAARNRPAWGP, via the coding sequence GTGTCCGACTCCCCCGACCCGAATCTGCCCAACGCCGAGGGCGCCTGGGCCCAGCAGGCCGAAGCCAGACTCGGCGACCGCCGGCTGCGCGAGGAGATCGACCGCGGCCTGAGCTACGGGCTGCAAGCCGCGCCCACCATCAACGACCGCACCATCTCCACGTTCGTCCGCGGCGAGAAGCCGCACTTCGCCGGCGAGCGCGGCACATTCCTCAAATGTCCGTTCGTCGAGGACGTCAACGAGGTCGACGACGCCGAGGTGGCGATCTTCGGGGTGCCGCTCGACGCGGGTGCCACCTACCGGCCCGGCACCCGGTTCGGCCCGCAGGGCATCCGTCGCTCGACGAACCTGTTCGGCACCTACAACTACGAGTCCGGGGTGGATCTGCGCGAGCAGCTCAACATGGTCGACATCGGTGACGTGTTCACCATCCCCGGCAACCTGGAGAAGTCGTTCGACCAGATCAGCCAGGCGATGGCCCACGTCGTGCAGAAAGGCGTGATGCCGGTCGTCCTCGGTGGCGACCACTCCATCGGCTTTCCCACCATCCGCGGCATGGCGCCCTACCTGGACGGCAACATCGGGATCATCCACTTCGACCGCCACGTCGACACCCAGGAGACCGACCTCGACGAGCGAATGCACACCACCCCGTGGTTCCACGCCACCAACATCAAGAACGCCCCGGCGACCAACCTGGTGCAGATCGGCATCGGCGGCTGGCAGAGCCCGCGCGAGGGCGTCAAGGTGGGCCGGGAGCGCCAGTCGACGGTGATCACCGTCGGCGACGTCGAACGGGTCGGCGTCGAGAAGATCGCCGAGATCGCGCTGGAAACCGCCTGGAAGGACGCCAAGGCGGTCTACCTGTCCTTCGACATCGACGTCATCGACGCGGGCTTCGTCCCCGGCACCGGCTGGCCCGAGCCGGGCGGACTGCTGCCCCGCGAGGCGCTGAACCTGGTCAAGATGGTCTCCGAGCCGGGGCTGGCGGGCATCGAGGTCGTCGAATGCTCCCCGCCCTACGACTGGGCCGAGCAGACCGCGCTGATGAGTTCCCGGGTGATCCTGGACAGCCTCGCCGCGCAGGTGCGTACCGGCAAGCTCGGCAACAAGGCCGCCGCGCGCAACCGGCCGGCCTGGGGGCCGTAA
- a CDS encoding carbon-nitrogen hydrolase family protein — protein MRIALAQILSGTDPAANLELVDRHTRQAAEAGASLVLFPEATMCRFGVPLAPVAEPLDGRWADGLRAIAEQSGLTVVAGMFRPADGDADHRVTNTLLAVGRGVDTHYDKIHLYDAFGFSESKTVAPGREPVVITVDGDAGPVTVGLTLCYDIRFPELYIALADLGAELITAHASWGSGPGKLDQWNLLARARAIDTSSIVAAVGQAYPGDEIAAAGPTGVGGSLVASALGEVLASAGADPQLLIHDVDLEAARKARTTVAVMSNRSDFTHPGKAQSLR, from the coding sequence ATGCGTATCGCCCTGGCCCAGATTCTCAGCGGCACCGACCCGGCGGCCAACCTCGAGCTGGTCGACCGCCACACCCGGCAGGCCGCCGAGGCCGGTGCGTCGCTGGTGCTGTTCCCCGAGGCGACGATGTGTCGCTTCGGGGTGCCACTGGCGCCGGTCGCCGAACCGTTGGACGGTCGGTGGGCCGACGGTCTGCGGGCGATCGCCGAGCAGTCCGGGCTGACGGTGGTGGCGGGCATGTTCCGGCCCGCCGACGGCGACGCCGACCACCGGGTGACCAACACGCTGCTGGCGGTCGGCCGCGGCGTCGACACGCACTACGACAAGATCCACCTGTACGACGCGTTCGGTTTCAGCGAATCGAAGACCGTCGCCCCGGGCCGCGAACCCGTCGTCATCACCGTCGACGGCGACGCGGGTCCGGTGACCGTCGGGCTGACGTTGTGTTACGACATCCGCTTCCCCGAGCTCTACATCGCGCTGGCCGATCTCGGCGCCGAGCTGATCACCGCGCACGCCTCGTGGGGTTCCGGTCCGGGCAAGCTCGACCAGTGGAACCTGCTGGCCAGGGCCCGGGCGATCGACACCTCCAGCATCGTCGCCGCCGTCGGTCAGGCCTACCCCGGCGACGAGATCGCCGCGGCCGGGCCGACCGGGGTGGGCGGCAGCCTGGTGGCTTCCGCGCTCGGCGAGGTCCTCGCCTCCGCCGGGGCGGACCCGCAGCTGCTGATCCACGACGTGGACCTCGAGGCGGCCCGCAAAGCACGCACCACGGTCGCGGTCATGTCCAACCGCTCAGATTTCACTCATCCGGGTAAGGCACAATCGCTCAGGTGA
- a CDS encoding class I SAM-dependent methyltransferase — MPQPLGAVTRGTTGHNRLRRSDRWLVHEPRVRHVLQTVADPLVVDLGYGALPVTTLELAHRLREVRTDVRVVGLEIDPERVRTGQAAVRGGAAGVEFALGGFELAGRRPVLVRAFNVLRQYPVEAVPDAWAAMQHGVAPGGLILDGTCDELGRRCCWILLDTATPLSLTLACDPFAIHTPSDLAERLPKVLIHRNVAGEPIHTLLSAADHAWARVAGHGVFGPRARWRAMVEMLAAEGFPVSAPRRNLRDGILTVPWEAVAPVAG; from the coding sequence ATGCCGCAGCCGCTCGGCGCCGTCACGCGAGGCACCACCGGGCACAACAGGTTGCGGCGCAGCGACCGCTGGCTGGTGCACGAGCCGCGCGTCCGCCATGTCCTCCAGACCGTCGCCGACCCATTGGTCGTCGACCTCGGATACGGGGCGCTGCCGGTGACGACGCTGGAGCTGGCGCACCGGCTGCGCGAGGTGCGCACCGATGTCCGCGTGGTCGGCCTCGAGATCGACCCCGAGCGGGTCCGCACCGGCCAGGCCGCCGTCCGGGGCGGCGCGGCGGGGGTCGAATTCGCCCTCGGCGGCTTCGAATTGGCCGGCCGGCGTCCGGTGCTGGTGCGCGCGTTCAACGTGCTGCGGCAGTATCCCGTCGAGGCGGTGCCCGACGCATGGGCCGCGATGCAGCACGGGGTGGCGCCGGGCGGGCTGATCCTCGACGGCACCTGCGACGAACTCGGCCGACGCTGCTGCTGGATCCTGCTGGACACCGCAACCCCGCTGAGCCTGACGCTGGCGTGCGATCCGTTCGCCATCCACACCCCCTCGGATCTGGCCGAGCGGTTGCCCAAGGTGCTGATCCACCGCAATGTCGCCGGCGAGCCGATCCACACGCTGCTGTCCGCCGCCGATCACGCATGGGCCAGAGTGGCCGGACACGGCGTCTTCGGCCCCCGCGCGCGGTGGCGCGCGATGGTGGAAATGCTTGCCGCCGAGGGTTTTCCGGTATCGGCACCGAGGCGTAACCTGCGCGACGGCATCCTGACGGTGCCGTGGGAGGCCGTCGCACCCGTCGCTGGCTAG
- a CDS encoding UDP-N-acetylmuramate dehydrogenase yields the protein MVTSSIAGVAVAENVPVAPLTTLRVGPVARRLLTCTSTEQVIAAVAATGPEALILAGGSNVVLADDLPDLTVVRLANTGIAVDGAVLRAEAGAVWDDVVAMSLRHGLGGLECLSGIPGSTGATPVQNVGAYGAEVADTIRRVRLLDRRTGEDRWAAPAELGFGYRTSILKNAADLVVLEVEFALDADGRSAPIRYGELATALGVTAGERADPAAVRAAVLALRGRKGMVLDDPDHDTWSVGSFFTNPVITRAEFEHLSATVAGPVPNYPADGGVKLAAGWLVENAGFGKGFPGPGATARLSTKHALALTNRGGATTSDILALARTVRDGVRAAFGIELTPEPVLVGCEI from the coding sequence GTGGTCACTTCGTCTATCGCGGGCGTGGCGGTCGCCGAGAACGTCCCGGTGGCACCGCTGACCACGCTGCGGGTCGGGCCAGTCGCGCGCCGGTTGCTCACCTGCACGAGCACCGAGCAGGTGATCGCCGCGGTCGCGGCCACCGGACCGGAGGCGCTGATCCTCGCCGGGGGGTCCAACGTCGTGCTGGCCGACGACCTGCCCGATCTGACCGTCGTCCGGCTCGCCAACACCGGCATCGCCGTCGACGGTGCGGTGCTGCGCGCCGAGGCCGGTGCGGTCTGGGACGACGTCGTCGCGATGTCCCTGCGGCACGGGCTGGGCGGGTTGGAGTGTCTGTCCGGCATTCCCGGGTCGACCGGCGCGACCCCCGTGCAGAACGTGGGCGCCTACGGCGCAGAGGTCGCCGACACCATCCGCCGGGTCAGGCTCCTGGACCGGCGCACCGGCGAAGACCGCTGGGCAGCCCCGGCAGAGCTCGGATTCGGTTACCGCACAAGCATTCTCAAGAACGCCGCTGACCTGGTGGTGCTCGAGGTGGAGTTCGCGCTCGACGCGGACGGCCGCAGCGCGCCCATCCGCTACGGCGAGCTGGCCACCGCGCTGGGCGTCACCGCCGGCGAACGAGCCGACCCGGCGGCCGTGCGGGCCGCGGTGCTGGCTCTGCGCGGCCGCAAGGGCATGGTCCTCGACGACCCCGACCACGACACCTGGAGTGTCGGGTCGTTCTTCACCAACCCGGTCATCACGCGTGCCGAGTTCGAGCATCTGAGCGCGACCGTGGCCGGTCCGGTCCCGAACTATCCCGCCGACGGCGGGGTGAAGCTGGCTGCCGGCTGGTTGGTCGAGAACGCCGGCTTCGGCAAGGGCTTTCCCGGGCCGGGCGCCACCGCGCGGTTGTCCACCAAGCACGCCCTGGCGTTGACCAACCGCGGCGGCGCCACCACCTCGGACATCCTCGCGCTGGCCAGGACCGTTCGCGACGGCGTGCGGGCGGCGTTCGGGATCGAACTCACACCCGAGCCGGTACTGGTGGGGTGCGAGATCTAG